The Mucilaginibacter gracilis genomic interval GCATTTACTTTTTCTGTCGCCGCTTAACAGTACCGGGATGATATTCATTTTTTTGAGTTGGGTTATTAACTCCTTTGCATCCGGTTTTATTTCATCTTCGATGGATATTTGCGCCAATAACTGTTGGTTTTGGTACAAAAAGAGGTTAAAGTCGGCACCATTATCGGCTTTATTACTTTTCAGTCCCGAACCCAGAAAATAATTATTGCCTTCAATATCTTCGGCACGCATACCCAGGCCCTTTTGTTCCGTTACAGATTTTAGGATAACCTTTTTTAGCGGGAGCGATTTTAATTCGCGTACTAACGATTGGGCAATAGGATGGTTGGATCGTTCTTCGATAGAAAAGATCAGGCCCCTTATTTTTTCAATATCATCAATTTCTGTTTTAATTTCCTGTATCCTGAATTTGCCGGTTGTTAACGTGCCCGTTTTATCAAATACAACGTATTTGGTGTTTGCTATAGCTTCGATGGTATCGCCACCTTTAATGAGTATGCCATTTTTTGCTGCACGGCCCAAACCAACCATAACAGCTGTAGGCGTTGCCAACCCCATAGCACAAGGGCACGATATAACCAATACAGCTATGGCATGCATTAACGCTTTTTGGAAGCTTACATCAAACAGCCAATAACTTAGCCCAAACGTTAACAGCGCAACACCTATTACAACCGGAACAAATATTGCGGCAACTTTATCGCCCAGTTTTTGTACCGGCGGTTTGGCCGATTGTGCCTTTTTCATGAGCTCAATAATTTGCGAAAGCACCGTATTAGAGCCAACTTTGGTAGCTATCATCCGGATGTTTCCATGCTGAACGATGGTACCGCCGATAACAGTACTGTATTTTGTTTTTTCTACCGGGATACTCTCGCCGGTTAACATAGATTCGTCTATAGCAGCATCTCCCGATAGTACATCCCCGTCAACTGGTACTTTATCGCCCTGGTTTACCTGCAATATATCACCAGGGCGCACATCCCTGGCACTAATTATCTCGGTTTCGCCATTCAGGATGCGGTTTGCTGTTACCTGCTGTATCTTTACCAGGTCTTTAACGGCAGAGGTGGTTTGGCTAACAGATCGTTTTTCGAACGCGTTACCTAATAGCACCAGGGTAATTATAGTGGCGCAGGTTTCATAAAAAAGGTAATCGGGGCCAAGGTTTTGTATCGTTCCTATTAAACTGTAAATAAACGCCGACGATGAACCCACAAAAATAAGAACATCCATATTGGGCACCCCGCCTTTGATGGAGTTATATGCACTTTTACCAAAATGCATGCATCCTAATATAAAAACCGGCAGGCAAAGTATAAGCTGAACAATTGGGTTATGGAAAAAATGCCATGGCAGCACCATATGCAGCAATAATGGGATGGTAAAAAAGAGGGAAAACAGAAATTTGTTCTCCACTTTTTCGTAAAAGTGCTCGTTATTGAGGTTTAAATCGTCTACCACTTTAAAACCAAGCCCTTCAATGTTTTTTATTACTTCGGGTAAAACCGAATCGTCGGTAGTAGAAAATTTTACTTCTTCGCTGGCAAAATCAACAAAAATATTTTGGAAGCCTTTCTTTTCCAAAAGTTTATGGATAGATAGGGCGCAATTGTTGCAATGCATCCCGGTAACATTAAGTTCAATCATCTGCTCTGCCATAGTAACAAAGCTAGCTAATAGTTTAAAATCGTTCTAAATAAAAAAGTAAACTTTATGTAATATTAAAATACACTTGATTTTAGCCAGAAGATTTATACCTTTGCAATCTCCAAAACGGTAGATGTAGCTCAGTTGGTTAGAGCATCGGTTTGTGGTACCGAGGGTCGTGGGTTCGAGCCCCATCATTTACCCTTTATGGGGCAAGGTCTTTAAAACAGATTTTTGCCCCATTTTTTTTGCCTGTAACTCCTTGTTTTTCACATAGATTACAGACGCAGCCTCGTTCATTTTTGTGGTTCGACATCCCCCCTCAGAATAAGTCAATTTTTCAGGAAAAAGCATCCCTACTAAGTATCTTTGACCGGCAATGGTCGAATCATCAAAGAACCGATCCAGCATTTCCAGGTTCAAAATGGCCTTTTCTGCTATCGGTCGGATATTCAAAAGGTTCGAACTTTGTTCCATAACCGTGTTCAGCTTCGCTTCCAGCCTTACCACCTGTTCACTGGCATCATCTTTTACCTTGCGAAATTCCGCCGCATCAATCTCGTCTGATAGCATCAGCTCCCTGGCTTTATCAATTCGGTTGTTTTGCTCATTGATGTGTTGTATTAATTCTTTGCGTTCTTCTTTTATAGAACGTGTTTGGTTATTGTAGCAGTCCGTCACAGTTTCGACAAATAGTTCTGAGTAACCTTTACGTGGTAAAAACAGCAGCAGTTCCTCCATAAATGACTTATTGACTTCCTCAGCCCTAAAGCGAACGCCACAGGCAGAACGGCAATGATAATAAACCCTATAAGTGGTGCGGCCTTTGGAAGCACTGCCGGTTAACATTCTTGGACATTTAGGACATTTCAAAAAGTTGCGCAGTGGCAGATCCTTTGGCGTGGCTATCGCTAATCCATATACTTTCTTTCTACCATCCAGTACGTCCTGTACTTTGTAGAATAACCCTTCTGAAATCAGCGGTTCGTGTAATGCCTGTACCAGTCTTGCCGGTTCATCTTTATATTCAGCCAGCCTGATCTTTCCGCAGTAAGCGGGGTTTCTTACGCAGGTATAAAAGTTATTTTTGCTGCATTTAATGCCTTTTTCACGCATAGCGTGCAATATTTGTTCGCCTGAAAAAATACCTTCACTTAACTGCTCGAATACCCATTTCATTACCGACGCTTCCGGTTCTTTAATAGCAATATACCTGGAACCGTTTTCGCGCGCCTTGTTTGCATAACCCAATGGGGCTTTACCCATCCATCGTCCCTCTTTCTTGGCCTGCCTGATGCCGAAGAACGTATTCAATCCCCTGCGGTCATTCTCAATTTCAGGGGTAGTCAGGTAAATGGCCAGCATCATCTTGTTTTCCGGAATACTCATATCCAGAGGCTGCTCGATAGCCTGCGGATCAACACCCAGTTTTTTCAGTGTGGTGATCATTTGGTAGGCATCCGAAGTATTCCTGCTAAATCTGTCCCATTTGGTAAATAACAATAAGTCTGTTTTGTGCTTGTGTTTTTTGAGGGTAATGAGCAGTTTTTTCCATTCCGGTCGATTAAAGGTTTTTGCGGAATGATCTTCAAAGATGACATTTCGTACTTTAATGTTCTGCATTTCACAATACTGTCGGAGTACGTGTTCCTGGCTTCGGGGCGAGTACCCTTTTTGTGCCTGTTCGTCCGTACTTACACGGACATACAAATCTGCGGTTTTCATAATTTTTTTCTTTAATTCATAATTTCCTGTTTTTGGGCGAAACGCCATTTTTTTGCCTTGAAACGGTCAAAATGGCTTCCGATACAGACAAGTTACTCAATTTATACAGGAAATCCAACATCTGTTCAGCCGTCTCTAAACTGATATGTGTACCATGTTTAGCCAATATTTCCGTTGCTTTTTTCGGTGTTACCGTACGCTTTTCTTCTCTTAAATAAAGTTGCATAGCTAAATATTATGGCACCAAAATTCGTATAACACGGCAGTCGTTCGTCAGTACTACTGATGGATTTTTTCTGTGGCATTTTTATTTGTCAGTACTACTGATAAGCAGATTTGATGGCATGGCATCTTTGATCATTCATTAAATGATAAGCCGATGAAAGATCATAAAGACCCAAATGTAAAAGGCCGTAAATACCACGGCAGCCCTTACCTCAAACTGAAAAAGGTAGGCCAATCTCCCAGGCGGGAAATCAAGCAGCGATTGAGATGCGCGGTGTCGCTTGGTTATGCAATTCAGTCCGATCCGGCTGCCGGTTAACCATAATTTAATAACAGTTCATTCGATCATTAACCAAAGTTTTACAGCACTTCGGAAGGCGCTTTTTTGTAGCCCGCGTGGTCTAGGCAAAGATGTATTTTTGCATGCGCAAAAAATCTTTGCCGTCCTTCCGGCCGGGGCATCACTCGGAACTCGTGCTGCCTGAACTTTATATAAGTGAAGTGTATGCCAAGAAGAAAAACGGAAAACCCCGAAGAATTACTCAGCCATAATATCATTATCCGGGTAACAGAAAGCTTGTTCAACAAGCTGGAAAAACTGCGCAAAGAAAGCGGAGTGCTATCCATTGCCGACATATGCAGGAAGATTTTATTAAACCAAAAGATCAAACTGCTCACCTATGATGCGACCATGAACCCTGTCATGGAAGAGCTGGCACTGATCCGGAAAGAGCTTAAAGCCATTGGCATCAACATTAACCAGATCACCAGGCATTTCAATGCAGATAAGGTCGAAACACACAGGGGATTCTATGCTTTGAAGGTGGCTGAACAATACAAAAAGGTTGATGAACGGGTAGAAATCTTGCTGAAGATCATTTCAAAACTGGCGGACAAATGGTTGCAAGAATAAGCACAGGTAAGAGCATAAGGGCTATGCTCTATTATAACGAAAATAAGGTTGGCGAAAAAGAAGCCAACCTGATCATGGCGAGCGGCTTTGCCGGGGACATTGAAAGCATGAGCGTGGGACAGAAACTGCACCGCTTTACCCACCTCACCCAATTGAAGCCGAATGTCAAAACCAATGCGCTACACATCTCCCTGAACTTTCATTCCAGCGAGGATTTAAGCAATGCCAAATTACAGCAGATTGCAGCGGCTTATATGGAAAAGATCGGGTTTAGTGATCAACCGTTTTTAGTTTACCGCCACCATGATGCTGCACACCAGCACTTGCATATTGTGACCACCAACATTACTGCCGCTCGTGAACGCATCGACTTGCATGATATTGGCCGTAAATTATCGGAACCGGCACGAAAACAGATCGAAGAAGATTTTAAGCTGATCAAAGCGGAAAGCAAAATATTTAAGGTTGAGGCGGCTATTAAAGCCGCTGATATTAAAAAGGCCAAGTATGGTCATCTACCGACTAAACGTGCACTCAGTAACGTAATAACGGCTGTAACACGGGATTATAGGTTTACTTCACTTGCAGAATTGAATGCAGCCTTGAAATGTTTTAACGTGGTAGCGATGCGCGGTGAAGAACATACGGCAATGTTTCAGAAGAAAGGGCTCATGTATTCATTACTGGATACTAAGGGTAACCCCGTTGGCGTGCCCATTAAAGCCAGCGCGTTTTATACCAAACCGACTTTCAGAAACCTGGAAGTAAAATTTGAACTCAATAAGGGTATCCGGAAACTGTATAAAGAGGAATTGGCTAAACGGATCGATAGTCTGTTTGATAATTACAGGGAAATAACCATATCCAAGTTTGAAACGGAAGCCAGACAGGCGGGGATCACCATTAATTTTCGCAGAAGTGAAAACGGGGACCCTTACGGTATCACCTATGTTGACCATAAAAGCAAAACTGTTTTTAACGGTAGCGATCTGGGTAAGGCCTATAGTGCAAAAGGGATCGCGGAACGGCTCGGTAACACCAACAGATTGGCGAGGTCTGAGGAACAATTTATATCCCGGCCGGCACAGCGGGTAAGTAAAACGCAGAAAAATGAGCCGACTACTTATTTGAAACCTATCAAACAGACGAACTTCCTGACGCTGGCCTTAGCGAAAACACAGCCGGATTATGGCTCAGGTGTGCCACGGAAAAAGAAACGCAAAAAGCGGAATCAGCAACAACAACAAGAATTAACCTTATAAAGCTAATCATATGAATACAGGAGAAGATACGCAAGGATTACGAAAGATTATTGATCTGACCAGACTAATAAGCCTAGCTATACTGGCTATACATTTTTATATCATCTGCTATAAGGCTTTCCTATATTGGGGCTGGACAGCCGAACTCACCAATCGTTTAATTGGCAACCTGGTGGGAACGGGATTGTTTAATGGCATACTTAAACCCAAACTGGCTGGATTGTTACTGTTAGTAATTTCCCTGCTTGGCGTAAAAGGCAAAAAGGACGAGAAAATCAAAAAGAATAGCATTGTTGCCTACCTGTCCTTTGGCTTACTGGCTTACCTGCTTAGTCCGCTTGTGTTCTACCTGCATAATGGCACAACCTTTACAGCGGTCTGGTATATCGGCTTATCGCTTGGCGGTTACCTGCTTATTTTAACTGGCGGCACCTGGCTATCGCGGCTAATCAAAATCAGCCTGACTAAGGATGTTTTCAATACTGAAAACGAGACCTTTCCGCAGGAAGAACGACTATTGGAAAATGATTACTCTATCAACCTGCCGGCAAAATATAGGCTAAAGGATAAAATCAGGGATAGCTGGATAAACGTCATTAACCCGTTCAGGGGACTGTTGGTATCGGGTACGCCGGGCGCGGGTAAGTCCTATTTTGTGATCCGACATATCATCGACCAGCACATCAAAAAAGGATTTACCATGTTCCTATATGATTTTAAATTCGATGACCTATCTAAGATCGCTTATAACAAGCTTCTGCAATACAGGCATAACTATAAGATTCAGCCAGCCTTTTACTTGATTAATTTTGATGATTTGACCCGTACCCATCGTTGTAATCCGCTAGACCCGCAAAGCATGGACGATCTGACAGATGCAACCGAGGCGAGCCGTACCATTATGATGGGCTTAAACCGCGAGTGGATCAAAAAGCAGGGTGACTTCTTTGTAGAAAGCCCGATCAATTTCCTGACTGCTATCATCTGGTACCTGCGAAAATACAAGGATGGTAAATATTGTACTTTGCCACACGTTATTGAATTGTTGCAGGTAGATTATGACCCCTTATTCGCGATTCTTAAACAGCAACCGGAAATACAGGTATTGATCAATCCGTTTATTTCTGCGCATCAGAACAATGCCAAAGCGCAACTGGAAGGTCAGGTTGCCAGTGCAAAGATAGGGCTGGCCCGTTTATCTTCTCCATCGCTTTACTATGTGCTGAGCGGACATGATTTTACGCTGGACGTTAACAATCCTGATGAGCCGAAGATTATTTGCGTAGGTAATAATCCGCAGAAGCTGCAAACTTATGGTGCAGTGTTATCACTTTATATTTCTCGTATGATTAAGCTGGTCAATCGCAAAGGTCAACAAAAAAGCAGCTTGGTATTTGATGAATTCCCGACCATTTATTTTAACAATATGGATAGCCTGATTGCGACTGCCCGCAGTAATAAGGTGGCGACTACGTTGGCGGTACAGGATTTTAGCCAGTTAAAAAAGGATTACGGCGCTGAACAGGCTGATGTAATTACCGGGATTGTAGGTAATGTGATTAGCGGGCAGGTTACGGGCGACACAGCCAAAACCTTAAGTGAAAACTTTGGCAAGATCAAGCAGGAAAAAGAAAGCCGGAACATTAGTGGTTCGGACACATCTTTTACTAAATCCACGCAAATGGATTATGCGATACCGGCATCAAAGATAGCTGCTCTTTCTTCCGGTGAATTTGTGGGCTTTGTTGCTGATAACCCGGAACAGAAGATAGCGCTTAAAATGTTTCACAACGAAATACAAAATGACCATACCGCCATAAAACGGGAAGAAGAAAATTATAGCGATATCCCCGTAATCGAAAAAGTTACTCAGGAGGATGTAATGGCATGTTATGAGAAGGTCAAAAAGGAAGTAGCGAATCTGGTAAAGTCGGAACTGGATAAGTTGAAGCCGGAGATCGAGCCTGTTCAGGAGAAGAAAAAGCCGGTAAAAAAGAAAACTGCCGGGGACAACTTGCCAGCATCAGGAAGGCGAATTAATAAAAAAAACAAGATTTCTTCTGAGCAAACAATTTCTATGTAAACATTTCAATCATAGGTTAATCTGTCACTTTTTAAAGATTTTATAAGTAACATTGCCGTAAATTTTGCGTAAATTTAAAGCAAGGGAACAGGTAAATCATGTCGAAAGGGAGCCAATATTTATTGAACGAAGAGCAGCTGTTTAAGCAACTGTCTGAGGGCGATGAACGTGCTTTCGAATCCATTTACCGATATTACAGTTCACGGCTGTTCCCTTTTGTTGACCGGATGGTTCGTTTACCCGAACTTACGGAAGAGATCATACAGGATGTGTTTATTTTGCTCTGGGCAAAGCGTGAACAGTTGGTAGATGTCAGCAATAAGTCGTCTTATATCTTTCAAATGGCGAGCAATAAGACGCTGGATTACCAGCGAAAGATAGCCAGTAATAAGCGGTTATTGGAAAAAGTAACTTATCTATCAACCGAGCTAAGTAACGAAACCGAAGAAAAAGTGCTTTATAATGATAGCGCTGCCGTACTGGAAGAGGCTATTAATTTACTTCCGCAGCAAAGGAAGCTGATTTATCATTTAAGCCGTGTAGAAGGCTTAAGCCATGAGCAGATTGCTGAGCGGCTGGATATTTCAAAAAGTACTGTTGCCAACCAAATGGTATCAGCAATGAAGCACATACGCACATTTATGGAGAAAAGAGCCGACCTCTTTTCCTATGCTGTTTTCTATTTTCTTACCCGAAAATAGGGCGAAATTAAATTCCCATTATTTTTTTTGTGAGATTTCTCTTTTAATGGCACACTATTTCCACTTTTGATGGCACACAAAAGTGCCCATATTTAGCCAGAATGCGATTTTGTGATTTTTCCCGTCTATTTGTAACACTTTTGTTACAAATGATTTTAGTAATATGATCGGTATCGTTTGACGTAAAGCATTTCATAAAGGTCACGCGTCCGGTCGTATTCGGGCAGCGGATCAATGTAACTGGTATTGCCATTATAGTATTCTTCCTGAACATCAATATCATATCTCCAACGTTTTCGCCTGTCTTCAATTGATTGCAAGTCTTCAACTGATAATGTCCATCTTTTTGATACACGATCTTCGTTAGATCTGCCATCAGGTAAATCGCCAATGGTGTTATAATACCATAATGGTGGGTCAGGCACAATTGAC includes:
- the mobC gene encoding conjugal transfer protein MobC — its product is MNTGEDTQGLRKIIDLTRLISLAILAIHFYIICYKAFLYWGWTAELTNRLIGNLVGTGLFNGILKPKLAGLLLLVISLLGVKGKKDEKIKKNSIVAYLSFGLLAYLLSPLVFYLHNGTTFTAVWYIGLSLGGYLLILTGGTWLSRLIKISLTKDVFNTENETFPQEERLLENDYSINLPAKYRLKDKIRDSWINVINPFRGLLVSGTPGAGKSYFVIRHIIDQHIKKGFTMFLYDFKFDDLSKIAYNKLLQYRHNYKIQPAFYLINFDDLTRTHRCNPLDPQSMDDLTDATEASRTIMMGLNREWIKKQGDFFVESPINFLTAIIWYLRKYKDGKYCTLPHVIELLQVDYDPLFAILKQQPEIQVLINPFISAHQNNAKAQLEGQVASAKIGLARLSSPSLYYVLSGHDFTLDVNNPDEPKIICVGNNPQKLQTYGAVLSLYISRMIKLVNRKGQQKSSLVFDEFPTIYFNNMDSLIATARSNKVATTLAVQDFSQLKKDYGAEQADVITGIVGNVISGQVTGDTAKTLSENFGKIKQEKESRNISGSDTSFTKSTQMDYAIPASKIAALSSGEFVGFVADNPEQKIALKMFHNEIQNDHTAIKREEENYSDIPVIEKVTQEDVMACYEKVKKEVANLVKSELDKLKPEIEPVQEKKKPVKKKTAGDNLPASGRRINKKNKISSEQTISM
- a CDS encoding heavy metal translocating P-type ATPase is translated as MAEQMIELNVTGMHCNNCALSIHKLLEKKGFQNIFVDFASEEVKFSTTDDSVLPEVIKNIEGLGFKVVDDLNLNNEHFYEKVENKFLFSLFFTIPLLLHMVLPWHFFHNPIVQLILCLPVFILGCMHFGKSAYNSIKGGVPNMDVLIFVGSSSAFIYSLIGTIQNLGPDYLFYETCATIITLVLLGNAFEKRSVSQTTSAVKDLVKIQQVTANRILNGETEIISARDVRPGDILQVNQGDKVPVDGDVLSGDAAIDESMLTGESIPVEKTKYSTVIGGTIVQHGNIRMIATKVGSNTVLSQIIELMKKAQSAKPPVQKLGDKVAAIFVPVVIGVALLTFGLSYWLFDVSFQKALMHAIAVLVISCPCAMGLATPTAVMVGLGRAAKNGILIKGGDTIEAIANTKYVVFDKTGTLTTGKFRIQEIKTEIDDIEKIRGLIFSIEERSNHPIAQSLVRELKSLPLKKVILKSVTEQKGLGMRAEDIEGNNYFLGSGLKSNKADNGADFNLFLYQNQQLLAQISIEDEIKPDAKELITQLKKMNIIPVLLSGDRKSKCIQVADAIGITEIHAEKLPEQKLSIIDLYKQKGKTVMIGDGINDAPALTQADVGVSMNDASQVAIQSARVILLNTDLHSVVKFLQISKHTLITIKQNLFWAFAYNIVAIPMAAIGLLNPMLGAFAMAFSDVVVIGNSLRLKGKKLR
- a CDS encoding recombinase family protein — translated: MKTADLYVRVSTDEQAQKGYSPRSQEHVLRQYCEMQNIKVRNVIFEDHSAKTFNRPEWKKLLITLKKHKHKTDLLLFTKWDRFSRNTSDAYQMITTLKKLGVDPQAIEQPLDMSIPENKMMLAIYLTTPEIENDRRGLNTFFGIRQAKKEGRWMGKAPLGYANKARENGSRYIAIKEPEASVMKWVFEQLSEGIFSGEQILHAMREKGIKCSKNNFYTCVRNPAYCGKIRLAEYKDEPARLVQALHEPLISEGLFYKVQDVLDGRKKVYGLAIATPKDLPLRNFLKCPKCPRMLTGSASKGRTTYRVYYHCRSACGVRFRAEEVNKSFMEELLLFLPRKGYSELFVETVTDCYNNQTRSIKEERKELIQHINEQNNRIDKARELMLSDEIDAAEFRKVKDDASEQVVRLEAKLNTVMEQSSNLLNIRPIAEKAILNLEMLDRFFDDSTIAGQRYLVGMLFPEKLTYSEGGCRTTKMNEAASVIYVKNKELQAKKMGQKSVLKTLPHKG
- a CDS encoding relaxase/mobilization nuclease domain-containing protein, with the protein product MVARISTGKSIRAMLYYNENKVGEKEANLIMASGFAGDIESMSVGQKLHRFTHLTQLKPNVKTNALHISLNFHSSEDLSNAKLQQIAAAYMEKIGFSDQPFLVYRHHDAAHQHLHIVTTNITAARERIDLHDIGRKLSEPARKQIEEDFKLIKAESKIFKVEAAIKAADIKKAKYGHLPTKRALSNVITAVTRDYRFTSLAELNAALKCFNVVAMRGEEHTAMFQKKGLMYSLLDTKGNPVGVPIKASAFYTKPTFRNLEVKFELNKGIRKLYKEELAKRIDSLFDNYREITISKFETEARQAGITINFRRSENGDPYGITYVDHKSKTVFNGSDLGKAYSAKGIAERLGNTNRLARSEEQFISRPAQRVSKTQKNEPTTYLKPIKQTNFLTLALAKTQPDYGSGVPRKKKRKKRNQQQQQELTL
- a CDS encoding RNA polymerase sigma factor, which translates into the protein MSKGSQYLLNEEQLFKQLSEGDERAFESIYRYYSSRLFPFVDRMVRLPELTEEIIQDVFILLWAKREQLVDVSNKSSYIFQMASNKTLDYQRKIASNKRLLEKVTYLSTELSNETEEKVLYNDSAAVLEEAINLLPQQRKLIYHLSRVEGLSHEQIAERLDISKSTVANQMVSAMKHIRTFMEKRADLFSYAVFYFLTRK
- a CDS encoding plasmid mobilization protein, which encodes MPRRKTENPEELLSHNIIIRVTESLFNKLEKLRKESGVLSIADICRKILLNQKIKLLTYDATMNPVMEELALIRKELKAIGININQITRHFNADKVETHRGFYALKVAEQYKKVDERVEILLKIISKLADKWLQE